One window of Thermocoleostomius sinensis A174 genomic DNA carries:
- a CDS encoding TIGR00297 family protein, with translation MSIEILDVLMPWLIAVGLNSVLLAIAWFVPKKLLTPAGLLHAWALGIMIWGTLGWRGYTVMMFYFLVGSAVTRIGMAEKEAAGIAEKRSGARGPENVWGSALTAMLCALGAYFASTIASAWTPELVILLLLGYVASLSTKLSDTCASEVGKAYGKRTFLITTLQPVARGTEGAVSLEGTLAGIVASAAIASVGWAVGLIGYLSIVICIVAAFIATNLESVIGATLQAKYDWLTNELVNVVNTFLGAIAAIVIAILLQVIAAQLLGIF, from the coding sequence ATGTCGATTGAAATTCTCGATGTCCTCATGCCCTGGCTGATTGCAGTGGGTTTAAATTCCGTATTGCTGGCGATCGCCTGGTTTGTACCCAAAAAATTACTGACGCCTGCGGGTCTACTTCATGCCTGGGCCTTAGGCATCATGATTTGGGGCACGTTGGGGTGGCGAGGGTATACGGTCATGATGTTTTACTTCTTGGTGGGGTCAGCGGTGACGCGCATTGGCATGGCCGAAAAAGAGGCAGCAGGGATTGCCGAAAAACGATCGGGAGCCAGAGGACCAGAAAATGTCTGGGGATCTGCTCTCACAGCAATGCTCTGTGCTTTGGGTGCTTACTTTGCTTCTACGATCGCTTCTGCTTGGACACCCGAACTAGTGATTCTGTTGCTGCTGGGTTATGTGGCCAGTCTCAGCACTAAGTTGTCAGATACTTGCGCCAGTGAAGTAGGCAAAGCCTATGGAAAACGCACCTTTTTGATTACGACCCTGCAACCAGTAGCCCGAGGTACAGAAGGTGCAGTCAGTTTAGAAGGCACGCTTGCCGGTATTGTGGCGTCTGCGGCAATTGCTTCTGTGGGTTGGGCGGTAGGTTTGATTGGCTATCTCAGTATCGTAATTTGTATCGTTGCCGCCTTTATTGCAACTAACTTAGAGAGTGTAATTGGAGCAACCCTGCAAGCAAAATATGATTGGTTAACGAATGAATTGGTCAATGTTGTCAATACCTTTTTAGGGGCGATCGCAGCGATTGTGATTGCAATTCTGCTACAAGTCATAGCAGCCCAACTACTAGGCATCTTCTAA
- a CDS encoding GAF domain-containing sensor histidine kinase: MTISPLPNCQLQVEQENLLRHVTDRIRQSLELQEILDATVVEVRAFLQTDRILIYKFYPNHNGQVVAESVDRTRLPSLLGLNFPADDIPLHARELFIQARVRSVVDVESGQIGQSSANNLNVGESSLQYRSLDPCHAEYLTAMGVKSSMVVPVFYHEQLWGLLVSHHADSKVISEALLQGIQLVVDQLSVAITQSMLLQQVREKADREATINRITTLLHSLPTIELQKALDETVAALQGSGGRLFVQGGFFKGQYNAEGILAGSSPNLYISGAQPTLPDRAKWPYIEQYSGWTNHFQTVGDFQPWAITDLYETPSLRNLQSFFQTTPIRSLLIVPLWIRQQWVGYLSLFRNEIETETLWAGQFDPDERQRYPRLSFDVWRESKSGQVHPWSDGDIQLVKNLGHQFASAIEQNELYQRIQSLNLTLETQVQERTIELQQATEQQKILFEVVTEMRKSLDLSTIFATVTRRVRRILQVDRVGVYQFDLDSDCTDGKFVAEKVSSKFSSALEIRIHDHCFGELYQSLYQQGRLLVINDIHHANLQNCHISILNRFQVKALIVAPLLKGEFLWGLLCIHQCAHVREWKPSEIQFVSQVAEQLSVALAQADLLAQTQSQANQLAQTLRELQQAQAQLIQTEKMSSLGQLVAGVAHEINNPVNFIYGNLNYIASYTEDLLSLTQLHQQHYSEIDTTIREKAEAIDLDFISEDLPKIIASMKIGADRIRQIVLSLRNFSRLDQAEMKLVNIHEGIDSTLLILQHRLRGKPDVAGIELIKTYGDLPLVECYAGQLNQVFMNLISNAIDSLEEWNLQRSPQSIAQQPAIIRICTEALNNERVAIRISDNGMGMSEAVRSHLFDPFFTTKPVGKGTGLGLSISYQIITDKHGGQLRCVSAPGQGAEFIIEIPIRQPSPTTLI, translated from the coding sequence ATGACCATCTCGCCTTTGCCCAATTGCCAACTTCAGGTAGAGCAAGAAAATTTACTGCGTCACGTTACCGATCGAATTCGGCAATCTCTGGAATTACAAGAAATTTTGGATGCCACGGTTGTTGAAGTTCGGGCATTTTTGCAAACCGATCGCATTTTGATCTATAAGTTCTACCCCAATCACAATGGTCAAGTGGTGGCAGAGTCAGTCGATCGAACCCGATTGCCGTCCCTTTTAGGGCTAAATTTTCCGGCTGATGATATTCCCCTCCATGCACGAGAATTATTTATACAAGCAAGGGTGCGATCGGTGGTGGATGTGGAATCTGGTCAAATTGGGCAAAGTTCCGCTAATAACCTGAACGTAGGAGAATCTTCTCTTCAATATCGTTCGCTTGATCCATGCCATGCGGAATATCTCACAGCGATGGGAGTGAAGTCTTCGATGGTTGTGCCTGTGTTTTACCACGAACAACTTTGGGGATTATTAGTGTCCCACCATGCCGACTCAAAAGTTATCTCTGAAGCCCTGTTGCAAGGTATTCAACTAGTTGTCGATCAACTTTCAGTGGCAATTACTCAATCAATGTTGCTGCAACAGGTACGAGAGAAGGCTGACCGTGAAGCCACAATCAACCGCATTACTACCCTTCTGCATTCATTGCCGACGATCGAATTACAAAAAGCGTTGGATGAAACCGTGGCAGCCTTACAAGGCTCTGGTGGGAGATTGTTTGTGCAGGGTGGTTTTTTCAAAGGGCAGTATAACGCTGAGGGAATACTGGCAGGTTCCTCACCCAATTTGTATATCAGTGGTGCACAACCTACCCTTCCTGATCGAGCCAAGTGGCCATACATCGAGCAATATAGCGGTTGGACAAATCACTTTCAAACCGTTGGTGATTTTCAACCTTGGGCCATTACCGATCTGTATGAAACGCCTAGTCTGCGTAATCTGCAATCCTTTTTTCAAACGACCCCCATTCGATCGCTCCTCATTGTGCCACTGTGGATACGCCAACAATGGGTAGGCTATTTGAGTCTTTTTCGCAATGAAATTGAAACAGAAACCTTGTGGGCTGGACAGTTCGATCCCGATGAACGTCAACGCTATCCACGGTTATCGTTTGATGTTTGGCGAGAATCTAAGAGTGGACAGGTACACCCCTGGAGTGATGGAGATATTCAACTTGTAAAGAATTTAGGACATCAGTTTGCGTCAGCGATCGAACAAAATGAATTATATCAGCGCATTCAATCGCTCAATTTGACTTTAGAAACCCAAGTGCAAGAGCGCACAATAGAATTGCAGCAAGCAACCGAACAGCAAAAAATTCTGTTTGAAGTTGTCACTGAAATGCGTAAATCTCTTGATCTAAGTACAATTTTTGCAACGGTCACTCGGAGAGTAAGACGAATCTTACAGGTCGATCGCGTGGGAGTGTATCAGTTTGATTTAGATTCAGACTGTACAGATGGTAAGTTTGTCGCCGAAAAAGTATCATCTAAGTTTTCCTCAGCATTGGAAATCAGAATTCACGATCATTGCTTCGGTGAACTTTATCAGTCTCTCTATCAACAAGGTCGTTTACTGGTTATTAATGATATTCATCATGCAAATCTACAAAATTGTCATATCAGCATTCTCAATCGGTTTCAAGTAAAAGCCTTGATCGTTGCTCCGTTGCTGAAAGGAGAGTTCCTTTGGGGATTATTATGTATTCACCAATGTGCCCACGTCAGGGAGTGGAAACCCAGCGAAATTCAATTTGTCAGTCAAGTGGCAGAACAGCTAAGTGTAGCCCTTGCGCAAGCCGATTTGCTAGCTCAAACGCAATCTCAAGCGAACCAGCTAGCTCAAACACTGCGGGAGCTACAGCAAGCCCAAGCGCAACTGATTCAAACCGAGAAAATGTCGAGCTTGGGGCAGTTGGTGGCAGGTGTAGCCCATGAAATCAATAATCCTGTGAATTTTATTTATGGCAATCTCAACTACATTGCCAGTTATACAGAAGATTTACTAAGCCTGACCCAACTGCATCAGCAGCATTACAGTGAGATAGATACAACCATTCGGGAAAAAGCTGAAGCAATCGATCTAGATTTCATTAGCGAAGATTTGCCTAAAATTATTGCGTCGATGAAAATAGGAGCCGATCGGATTCGACAAATTGTGTTGTCGTTGCGCAATTTCTCTCGTCTTGACCAAGCTGAAATGAAATTAGTCAATATTCACGAGGGTATTGATAGCACGCTGTTAATTTTGCAACATCGACTGCGTGGTAAACCAGATGTTGCAGGAATTGAACTCATTAAAACCTATGGAGACTTGCCGCTGGTTGAGTGTTATGCCGGACAGCTAAATCAAGTATTCATGAATTTGATCAGCAATGCCATCGATTCACTAGAGGAATGGAATTTGCAGCGATCGCCTCAAAGCATTGCCCAGCAGCCAGCTATTATCCGCATTTGCACCGAGGCATTGAACAATGAGCGCGTTGCCATTCGCATTTCTGACAACGGCATGGGAATGTCAGAAGCGGTGCGGAGCCACTTGTTTGATCCATTTTTTACCACAAAACCTGTGGGCAAAGGCACTGGATTAGGACTCTCCATTAGCTATCAAATCATCACCGATAAACATGGTGGGCAACTTCGCTGTGTGTCGGCTCCGGGGCAAGGGGCAGAATTTATTATCGAAATTCCAATTAGGCAGCCGTCCCCCACAACTCTGATATAG
- a CDS encoding Uma2 family endonuclease, with product MTDSPADFTSGEINTRFCARLFAWVEPRQLGYVLSSSVGYRLTNGEVVAPRCSFILKERLKRAPRTYPELMPDLIMEIKSAFDRIAPVREKVLSFVNQGIRIGLLIDPDQRTVTVYRSNAAESVLEDGQLLTIPELLPGWELPISELWGTAA from the coding sequence ATGACGGATTCTCCAGCCGATTTTACCTCTGGTGAAATCAATACCCGCTTTTGTGCCCGCTTGTTTGCCTGGGTAGAGCCGCGTCAGTTAGGATATGTGCTCAGTTCCAGCGTTGGCTACCGTTTGACCAATGGTGAAGTGGTGGCCCCGCGCTGTTCGTTTATTCTCAAGGAACGCCTGAAGCGAGCACCACGGACTTACCCAGAGTTGATGCCAGATTTGATTATGGAAATTAAGTCGGCGTTCGATCGAATTGCCCCTGTGCGGGAAAAAGTGCTGTCGTTTGTGAACCAAGGTATCCGCATTGGCTTGTTGATTGATCCAGACCAGCGCACTGTGACTGTGTATCGATCGAATGCCGCAGAATCTGTGCTAGAGGACGGCCAATTGTTGACCATCCCCGAATTACTACCAGGTTGGGAACTGCCTATATCAGAGTTGTGGGGGACGGCTGCCTAA
- a CDS encoding VOC family protein: MNHVLFHLAFPVTDIAAAKAFYADGLGCSVGRENANSVILNLYGHQLVAHLTHETLTPQKGIYPRHFGLIFTSESDWEDLLSRAQQRGLKFYQSPKYRFTGLPLEHRTFFLEDPFHNLMEFKYYAHASAIFGEAEYTQIGDRA; this comes from the coding sequence ATGAACCACGTGCTATTTCACCTTGCCTTTCCCGTGACCGACATTGCCGCAGCCAAAGCTTTTTATGCCGATGGTTTAGGGTGCAGTGTAGGTCGAGAAAATGCTAATTCGGTCATTTTGAATTTGTATGGGCATCAGTTAGTGGCCCATCTAACGCACGAGACATTGACACCACAAAAAGGCATCTATCCGCGTCATTTTGGACTGATCTTTACCAGTGAATCAGACTGGGAGGATCTGCTAAGTCGAGCGCAACAACGAGGATTGAAATTTTATCAATCTCCAAAGTATCGCTTCACGGGTTTACCGTTAGAACATCGCACTTTCTTTCTAGAAGATCCGTTCCATAATTTGATGGAATTTAAGTACTACGCCCATGCCTCTGCGATTTTTGGTGAAGCGGAATATACTCAAATTGGCGATCGAGCTTAA
- a CDS encoding ion transporter has protein sequence MSSLWNVFLHVQAYFFYAIKQKIQFYLEDIETPIGRLINLSIAGLVLLSSAIFIAETYSIPETIKIYLDTGNQAILAIFTIEYLLRFWCAENKIRHLFSLYSLIDLFAILPFLIVPLHIDVGFLRIFRWFRILRLLRYVEGKTIFGYVTREDSAILVRILFTLFTIIFIFSGLIYQAEHPSNSGRFNTFLDAIYFSIATMTTVGFGDLTPTTQVGRLLTVLMILTGIALIPWQIGELIKQLLKTSKQINQEILCINCGLSIHDTDARFCKICGKPLVKTGDACELPTLNEELTVQQKRQLD, from the coding sequence ATGAGTTCATTGTGGAATGTTTTTCTTCATGTGCAGGCGTATTTTTTCTATGCAATAAAGCAAAAAATTCAGTTTTATTTAGAGGATATTGAAACGCCAATCGGCCGATTGATAAATTTGTCGATCGCAGGTTTAGTATTGCTATCGTCTGCTATTTTTATTGCTGAAACCTATTCCATTCCTGAGACCATCAAAATTTACTTAGATACAGGCAATCAAGCAATTTTAGCTATTTTCACGATCGAATATCTTTTGAGGTTTTGGTGCGCTGAAAACAAAATTCGCCACCTTTTCAGCCTTTATTCATTAATTGATTTATTCGCTATTCTGCCCTTTTTGATTGTCCCACTTCATATTGATGTTGGTTTTTTAAGGATTTTTCGCTGGTTCCGCATTCTGCGACTGTTGCGCTATGTGGAAGGCAAAACAATTTTTGGATATGTCACTCGCGAAGATAGCGCGATTTTAGTGCGAATTCTGTTCACTTTATTTACGATTATTTTCATCTTTTCTGGATTAATTTATCAAGCCGAACACCCTAGTAATTCTGGACGTTTCAATACATTCTTGGATGCTATATATTTTTCGATCGCGACAATGACAACGGTCGGTTTCGGCGATTTGACCCCAACTACACAAGTGGGTCGGCTGCTAACCGTATTGATGATTTTGACTGGAATTGCACTCATTCCTTGGCAAATTGGAGAATTAATTAAGCAACTTTTGAAAACATCTAAACAGATCAATCAAGAAATTCTTTGCATCAATTGCGGATTGTCAATTCATGATACCGATGCTCGCTTTTGCAAAATTTGTGGAAAGCCACTGGTCAAAACAGGAGATGCCTGTGAATTACCAACATTGAATGAGGAATTGACCGTCCAACAAAAACGGCAGCTAGACTGA
- a CDS encoding ABC transporter permease → MTTSSRFSEFTQETFALTRRLFIQLQRRPSTLIAGIIQPVMWLVLFGALFQNVPQGLFGSSQNYGQFLAAGVIVFTAFGGALNAGLPVMFDREFGFLNRLLVAPLTSRLSIVLASALFIATMSLVQTAAIVAMSSVLGAGLPGAAGLALVTAIVLLLVLGVTALSLGLAFALPGHIELIAVIFVTNLPLLFASTALAPLSFMPTWLQVVASLNPLSYAIEPIRHIYTHAHWSLGDVVMQTPFADITMATALLVLFGFSAIVFFSIRPLLRRSIA, encoded by the coding sequence ATGACGACTTCATCACGCTTCAGCGAATTTACCCAAGAAACGTTTGCCCTTACGCGGCGGCTATTTATTCAGCTTCAGCGGCGCCCCTCCACGCTGATTGCGGGAATTATTCAACCTGTGATGTGGTTAGTGCTTTTTGGAGCTTTGTTCCAGAATGTGCCCCAGGGCTTGTTTGGCAGCAGTCAAAACTACGGACAGTTTTTAGCGGCTGGCGTCATTGTCTTCACAGCATTTGGCGGAGCACTCAATGCTGGCTTGCCAGTAATGTTCGATCGCGAGTTTGGGTTTCTAAATCGCTTGCTAGTAGCTCCGCTCACGTCTCGACTTTCCATTGTGCTTGCGTCTGCTCTGTTTATTGCCACTATGAGTTTGGTGCAAACAGCCGCAATTGTTGCGATGAGTTCTGTTTTGGGAGCCGGACTGCCGGGCGCTGCTGGTTTGGCGCTGGTGACGGCGATCGTGTTGCTGTTGGTGCTAGGTGTCACGGCTCTAAGTCTGGGGCTAGCGTTTGCCTTACCAGGGCACATTGAACTGATTGCGGTCATCTTTGTCACGAACCTGCCTTTGCTGTTTGCGAGTACAGCACTTGCGCCCTTGTCCTTTATGCCAACTTGGTTGCAAGTTGTTGCTAGCCTTAATCCTTTGAGCTATGCGATCGAGCCAATCCGCCATATTTATACCCATGCTCACTGGTCCCTGGGCGATGTGGTCATGCAGACCCCGTTTGCAGATATCACGATGGCGACGGCCCTGCTGGTTCTATTCGGTTTCAGTGCGATTGTCTTTTTCAGCATTCGCCCCTTGTTGCGTCGATCGATCGCTTAA
- a CDS encoding DUF924 family protein: MAHLPSSIESVLQFWFGIPNTPDAHYSQRRRLWFGKHPEFDREIRDRFHSLYEQAANGELEGWRDTPQGNLALILLLDQVPRNMFRNMPRAFATDTQALIIAKQSIAQHVDRALEPIQRIFIYLPLEHSENLDDQHQSVQLFEALVADTPDLADCLDYAQRHQAIIERFGRFPHRNRILGRPSTPAEITFLQQPGSSF; this comes from the coding sequence ATGGCTCATTTACCGTCGTCGATCGAGTCCGTCTTGCAGTTTTGGTTTGGCATTCCGAACACGCCAGATGCGCACTACTCGCAACGACGCAGACTTTGGTTTGGCAAACATCCTGAATTCGATCGAGAAATCCGCGATCGGTTTCATTCTCTTTATGAACAAGCGGCGAATGGAGAATTAGAAGGCTGGCGAGACACGCCCCAAGGAAATCTAGCCTTGATTTTGCTGTTGGATCAGGTTCCTCGCAATATGTTTCGGAATATGCCTCGGGCGTTTGCGACGGATACTCAGGCTCTCATCATTGCAAAGCAGAGTATTGCTCAGCATGTCGATCGGGCGTTGGAGCCAATCCAGCGCATTTTTATCTATCTCCCTCTAGAGCACAGCGAGAACTTGGACGATCAACACCAGAGTGTTCAGTTGTTCGAGGCATTAGTTGCTGACACCCCCGACTTGGCAGATTGTCTGGACTATGCCCAACGCCATCAAGCGATAATTGAACGCTTCGGTCGCTTTCCTCACCGCAATCGCATACTGGGACGCCCTTCGACGCCAGCCGAAATAACCTTTCTGCAACAGCCCGGTTCTTCGTTTTGA
- a CDS encoding vitamin K epoxide reductase family protein encodes MRSRRRQAPWMHRRSRYLIAGVAGLGALNTAYLTATKLFGGETTCPTDGCKQVLSSSYAEVFGVPLALFGLLAYLSMAAFALAPLFVNPDRNKQLRTNLENWTWMLLFAGSTAMLVFSAYLMYIMFSQFVANYGPGGICYYCLASAIFALALFVLTLLGRAWEDRGQLFFTGIIVAMVTIVGTLGVYSGGNGGQLASADVAGATGPQITTVSGASEIALAQHLTNIGAKMYGAYWCPHCHDQKQLFGQEAAALITYIECAPDGQNSQASTCQAVAPDIKAATGREFGFPTWEVNGRYLVGTQSLQALADASGYQGPREFSN; translated from the coding sequence ATGAGAAGCCGTCGCCGTCAAGCGCCTTGGATGCATCGTCGGTCTCGTTATTTGATTGCAGGCGTTGCAGGTCTGGGAGCGCTAAATACTGCCTATCTCACTGCAACAAAGCTGTTTGGCGGAGAAACCACTTGCCCTACAGATGGTTGCAAGCAGGTGCTCTCTAGCTCTTATGCGGAAGTGTTTGGTGTGCCGCTGGCTCTGTTTGGGCTGTTGGCCTATTTGAGTATGGCTGCGTTTGCGCTCGCACCGTTGTTTGTAAATCCAGATAGAAACAAGCAACTGCGTACGAATTTGGAAAATTGGACTTGGATGCTGCTGTTTGCTGGCTCTACGGCCATGCTAGTGTTCAGCGCCTATCTCATGTACATTATGTTTTCCCAGTTTGTAGCCAACTACGGACCAGGAGGCATTTGTTACTATTGCTTAGCATCGGCAATTTTTGCCTTAGCATTATTTGTGCTTACTCTCCTGGGACGCGCGTGGGAGGATCGGGGACAGCTTTTCTTCACCGGCATCATTGTGGCGATGGTAACGATCGTTGGCACATTAGGCGTTTATTCTGGTGGAAATGGTGGACAGCTTGCCTCGGCGGATGTAGCAGGCGCGACAGGGCCACAAATTACGACCGTATCGGGGGCTTCTGAAATTGCACTTGCGCAGCATCTTACCAATATTGGTGCCAAAATGTATGGAGCTTACTGGTGTCCACACTGTCACGACCAGAAGCAGTTGTTCGGGCAAGAGGCGGCAGCCTTGATTACCTATATTGAGTGTGCCCCAGACGGACAAAATTCTCAAGCTTCAACCTGTCAAGCTGTTGCCCCTGATATTAAAGCGGCAACGGGGCGAGAATTTGGATTTCCGACTTGGGAAGTGAATGGTCGATATCTAGTGGGAACTCAATCACTTCAGGCTTTAGCAGATGCATCTGGATACCAAGGCCCGCGAGAGTTTAGTAACTGA
- the btpA gene encoding photosystem I biogenesis protein BtpA: protein MDLNQIFKTTNPIVGVVHLLPLPTSPRWGGSLKSVIDRAEQEATALASGGVDGIIVENFFDAPFPKDCVDPAVVSAISLVVQRLQHLVTLPIGINVLRNDAHSAMAIATCVQAQFIRVNVLTGVMATDQGLIEGQAHQLLRYRRELGSDVKILADVLVKHARPLGSPNLTTAVQETIERGLADGIILSGWATGSPPNLEDLELARAAANGTPVFIGSGANWENIPHLIQAADGVIVSSSLKRRGQIEQPIDPIRVSQFVEAMRRSLPVKESSPMRTSHPVPSQTG, encoded by the coding sequence GTGGACTTAAACCAAATCTTTAAAACTACTAATCCTATTGTTGGAGTCGTTCATTTATTGCCGCTGCCAACCTCTCCGCGCTGGGGAGGAAGTTTGAAGTCAGTGATCGATCGGGCTGAACAAGAAGCAACCGCACTGGCTTCGGGCGGCGTTGATGGCATTATTGTGGAAAATTTCTTTGACGCTCCGTTTCCGAAAGACTGTGTTGATCCAGCGGTGGTCAGCGCCATTAGTCTCGTCGTGCAACGATTACAGCATTTGGTGACGTTACCTATTGGGATCAATGTATTACGCAATGATGCCCACAGCGCGATGGCGATCGCTACCTGTGTCCAAGCTCAGTTTATTCGTGTCAATGTGCTGACCGGTGTCATGGCCACAGATCAGGGATTGATTGAAGGACAAGCACATCAACTGCTACGATATCGCCGCGAGTTGGGCAGTGATGTCAAAATCCTGGCAGATGTATTGGTTAAACATGCCCGTCCACTCGGTTCGCCGAATCTGACCACCGCTGTACAAGAAACGATCGAGCGGGGCTTGGCAGATGGCATCATTTTGTCAGGATGGGCCACTGGTAGCCCACCTAATCTTGAAGATCTAGAGCTTGCCCGTGCTGCCGCTAATGGTACTCCTGTTTTTATTGGCAGCGGGGCTAATTGGGAGAATATTCCTCACTTAATTCAGGCAGCAGATGGGGTAATTGTTTCAAGTTCTCTGAAACGTCGCGGGCAAATTGAGCAGCCGATCGATCCCATTCGCGTGAGTCAGTTTGTGGAAGCTATGCGGCGCAGTCTACCTGTGAAAGAATCATCGCCTATGCGAACGTCGCATCCAGTGCCTTCACAAACGGGTTAA
- the rimO gene encoding 30S ribosomal protein S12 methylthiotransferase RimO yields the protein MGNKPTIAISHLGCEKNRVDTEHMLGLLVQAGYQVDSDEELADYVIVNTCSFIQAAREESVRTLVELAEANKKIVITGCMAQHFQQELLDALPEAVALVGTGDYHKIVEVVQRVEAGERVQAISQEPTYIADETVPRYRTTTEGVAYLRVAEGCDYRCAFCIIPKLRGNQRSRSIESIVSEAKQLAAEGVQEIVLISQITTNYGLDLYGEPKLAELLRALGEVEVPWIRMHYAYPTGLTPNVIAAIRETPNVLPYLDLPLQHSHPEILRAMNRPWQGQVNDNIIERIKAALPNAVLRTTFIVGFPGETEAHFEHLHRFVQRHAFDHVGVFTFSPEEGTPAYNLPNSVPQELIDDRRDTLMQAQQPISLRKNQAEIGKVVDVLIEQENPETGELIGRSARFAPDVDGLVYVHGEARLGAMVPVAIDDADVYDLYGHVVDFTPPALTSHVQGALNRVSVHTH from the coding sequence ATGGGCAACAAGCCAACGATTGCCATCTCTCATTTAGGCTGCGAAAAGAATCGAGTTGACACTGAACATATGCTAGGACTGCTAGTGCAGGCGGGCTATCAAGTGGACTCGGATGAGGAACTAGCCGATTACGTTATTGTTAATACCTGTAGTTTTATTCAGGCGGCACGCGAAGAGTCGGTTCGCACTCTGGTTGAGCTAGCAGAAGCTAACAAGAAGATTGTGATTACGGGCTGTATGGCGCAGCATTTTCAGCAAGAATTGCTGGACGCTTTGCCCGAAGCAGTGGCCTTGGTTGGAACAGGAGACTATCACAAGATTGTTGAGGTCGTACAACGAGTCGAGGCTGGAGAACGAGTCCAAGCCATTTCGCAAGAACCAACTTACATCGCTGATGAAACCGTTCCACGCTACCGTACCACAACCGAGGGTGTTGCCTATCTGCGCGTGGCGGAGGGGTGTGACTATCGCTGTGCTTTCTGTATTATTCCCAAATTGCGTGGGAATCAACGATCGCGCTCGATTGAGTCGATTGTGTCCGAAGCTAAACAACTAGCGGCCGAGGGCGTACAAGAGATTGTTTTGATTTCACAAATTACTACCAATTACGGCCTGGATCTTTATGGAGAACCGAAACTAGCCGAGCTATTGCGGGCGTTGGGTGAAGTCGAAGTTCCTTGGATTCGGATGCATTATGCCTATCCAACCGGATTGACGCCCAACGTCATTGCTGCTATTCGCGAAACTCCTAATGTCTTGCCTTATCTAGATCTGCCACTGCAACACTCACATCCTGAGATTTTGCGGGCTATGAATCGTCCTTGGCAAGGTCAGGTCAATGACAACATCATTGAGCGGATCAAAGCGGCATTGCCCAATGCAGTCTTACGCACAACGTTCATTGTGGGTTTTCCTGGAGAAACAGAGGCACACTTTGAACATTTACATCGGTTTGTTCAACGCCATGCTTTTGATCACGTAGGTGTCTTCACCTTTTCTCCCGAAGAAGGAACCCCTGCTTACAATTTGCCCAATTCAGTGCCGCAGGAACTCATAGACGATCGGCGCGACACCTTGATGCAGGCGCAACAGCCGATCTCGTTGCGGAAGAATCAAGCCGAAATTGGTAAGGTCGTCGATGTGCTGATTGAGCAGGAAAATCCAGAAACTGGAGAATTGATCGGTCGTTCTGCTCGATTTGCCCCTGATGTTGATGGTTTGGTATACGTCCACGGAGAAGCCCGTTTGGGTGCAATGGTTCCAGTTGCGATCGATGATGCCGATGTATATGACCTGTATGGTCACGTTGTAGACTTCACACCTCCAGCCTTAACCTCTCATGTTCAAGGAGCGCTGAATCGCGTTTCTGTCCACACTCATTAA